A window of the Pseudomonas gozinkensis genome harbors these coding sequences:
- a CDS encoding DUF3509 domain-containing protein — translation MDNPFQIITDAFAPDYQINLSIQGLDGSIMLTLSNGGRIVAKRMISAEQRNDPKRLKRLVQSIQFGIAIEQGHSAMAILDAMTRGDGIAPPPRRANHLPRPTAGL, via the coding sequence ATGGACAATCCTTTTCAGATCATTACCGATGCCTTCGCGCCGGACTATCAAATCAACCTGAGCATTCAGGGACTCGACGGCAGCATCATGCTGACCCTCTCCAATGGCGGGCGGATCGTCGCCAAACGGATGATCAGCGCCGAACAGCGCAACGACCCCAAGCGCCTGAAGCGCCTGGTGCAAAGCATTCAGTTCGGCATCGCCATTGAACAGGGCCACAGCGCCATGGCGATCCTCGACGCCATGACTCGCGGCGACGGAATCGCTCCGCCACCGCGCCGCGCCAACCACCTGCCCCGGCCAACAGCCGGCCTTTAG